One region of Daphnia pulicaria isolate SC F1-1A chromosome 7, SC_F0-13Bv2, whole genome shotgun sequence genomic DNA includes:
- the LOC124349820 gene encoding dehydrogenase/reductase SDR family protein 7-like — MKTSSVGKASETTTTTDGNIPLGSLESPSKTGPDAQILRLPFKGNLLLNCVKKWLNCIACLLFLPLTIIGRLVEAFFALKQRISRHDSSLEGKVVLITGASSGLGEALAKCLYTEGCKLIIASRRYTELDRVKEQLLGSGLRKGTIYPPVIIELDLQDLNNLADKVRTILGVYGYVDILVNNAGISYRGEVTDTSLEVDAKVMNINYFGTIGLTKAILPSMIIRQSGHIVMIGSLQSKLAIPFRSAYAASKHALQAFSDSLRAEIHRHKIDVTVINPGYIRTSLSLNALTGRGDKYGQTDETTESGADPLQAAYEIVIAIKEKTQELMLCSLFYRLAVFLRAILPNVYFKLMARRAAKSKKSR, encoded by the exons ATGAAAACTTCGTCTGTGGGAAAAGCCTCCGAAACGACCACCACTACAGATGGCAATATACCACTGG gttCATTAGAATCACCCAGCAAAACTGGACCTGATGCACAGATTCTGAGGCTGCCATTTAAAGGCAATCTATTGCTgaattgtgtcaaaaaatggtTGAATTGTATTGCCTGTTTGCTTTTCTTACCATTAACAATAATAGGAAGATTGGTTGAAGCATTTTTCGCTTTAAAGCAAAGAATTTCGAGACATGATTCCAGTCTCGAAGGTAAAGTTGTTCTCATCACGGGTGCCAGCTCTGGCCTCGGCGAAGCCCTGGCAAAGTGCTTGTACACAGAAGGATGCAAGTTGATTATCGCGTCCAGGCGATACACTGAACTTGATCGTGTGAAAGAACAGTTACTGGGTTCTGGCTTGAGAAAAGGCACCATCTATCCACCTGTGATCATTGAACTAGATCTTCAAGACCTAAACAATTTAGCGGACAAAGTGAGAACTATTCTCGGGGTCTACGGATATGTTGATATTCTTGTGAACAACGCTGGAATCAGTTACAGAGGAGAAGTGACTGATACTTCCCTGGAAGTGGATGCCAAAGTAATGAACATTAACTACTTCGGAACAATTGGATTGACTAAAG ctATTCTTCCTTCAATGATTATACGCCAAAGTGGTCACATCGTGATGATTGGATCACTTCAATCAAAACTGGCAATTCCGTTTCG ATCGGCCTATGCTGCTTCCAAACATGCACTTCAGGCATTTAGCGACAGTCTGCGAGCGGAAATCCATCGTCACAAAATTGATGTGACAGTCATTAACCCCGGATACATCCGCACAAGTTTGTCTCTGAACGCGCTGACGGGCCGAGGAGACAAATATGGACAGACGGATGAAACTACGGAGTCGGGAGCGGATCCACTTCAAGCTGCATATGAAATTGTCATTGCAATTAAGGAAAAAACCCAAGAGCTGATGCTCTGCTCACTCTTTTATCGTTTAGCAGTATTTCTTCGTGCAATTCTACCCAACGTTTATTTCAAACTTATGGCGCGTCGAGCGGCCAAGAGCAAAAAAAGTCGTTAA
- the LOC124350061 gene encoding transmembrane protein 11, mitochondrial-like: MADRRKSSGPHSAEIAVVREIYDGENAQERFELELERALEAAVPVIVIEPVRLGDETARWIAVGNCLHKTAVLAGLGSVITGFFCDNRPFIYTPLGLLSLLCTGLYTASWQFDPCCKYQVEMDTKRLAKLPVNRLATSSPIVLVRRDDNKRKTLHCTICVTAASITLWKLYFIAFK, from the exons ATGGCAGACAGGAGAAAGAGCAG CGGGCCACATTCGGCTGAAATAGCGGTCGTAAGAGAAATCTATGACGGTGAAAACGCCCAGGAAAGATTTGAGCTAGAACTAGAACGAGCTCTGGAAGCTGCTGTTCCAGTAATTGTCATTGAGCCAGTTCGACTAGGCGATGAAACGGCGCGATGGATCGCCGTTGGAAATTGTCTTCACAAGACAGCAGTACTTGCTGGACTTGGTTCGGTCATAACAG GATTCTTCTGTGATAATCGTCCATTCATATACACTCCATTAGGTCTCCTTTCCTTGCTGTGTACAGGACTGTACACAGCATCTTGGCAATTTGATCCTTGCTGTAAATACCAG GTTGAAATGGATACAAAAAGACTGGCCAAATTACCAGTCAATAGGTTGGCCACTTCCAGTCCCATAGTTCTCGTAAGAAGAGATGATAACAAACGGAAGACTCTTCATTGCACCATCTGTGTTACAGCAGCTAGCATTACCCTTTGGAAGCTGTACTTTATTGCCTTCAAGTAG
- the LOC124349878 gene encoding RNA-binding protein with serine-rich domain 1-B-like isoform X1 gives MPDKETGDRKDRKAGEDSSKSKDASKDKKDTKDSGKKKGRASSSDSSSSRSSRSSSSSSSSSSSSRSSSSSSSDSRSSSSSSSSSDSSGSSRSSGSLKKHQKKRAPASDKPKVDSKPDEEKTKLDGEKNVDKDRNKENKRSRSTSPRRRRRDRSPTPKPLRIHIGRLTRNVNKEHINEIFSVYGTIKAVEFPNERAGLSHLHRGFAYIEFSTADEAENAMKHMDGGQIDGQEITAAPVLIPKNRPPPPRRNSPPRNRPGRWGMGGGRSPPRFRRRSPLRRRSPPRRDRDRRPPPPARSRSRSPNRRSGGNNRRYSRSSSSSSR, from the exons AT GCCGGACAAAGAAACTGGCGATCGAAAAGACCGGAAAGCCGGCGAAGATTCCAGTAAATCAAAAGATGCTAGCAAAGATAAAAAGGATACCAAAGAttctgggaagaaaaaaggcagagCTTCAAGCAGTGATAGTTCTTCAAGCAGAAG TTCTAgatcgtccagcagcagcagtagcagcagctctAGTTCACGATCATCCAGCAGTTCTTCTTCAGACTCTAGATCATCATCTAGTTCATCTAGCTCTTCTGATTCATCAGGGTCCTCACGTTCCAGCGGTTCATTAAAGAAACACCAGAAAAAGAG AGCCCCAGCGAGTGACAAGCCAAAAGTTGATAGCAAACCTgatgaagagaaaacaaaactggATGGAGAAAAGAATGTTGACAAAgacagaaataaagaaaacaaacgatCCCGCTCTACATCTCCCCGGAGGCGTCGTCGCGATCGTTCACCTACACCCAAGCCACTTCGAATCCACATCGGCCGACTGACGCGCAATGTCAACAAGGAACACATTAACGAAATTTTCTCCGTTTACGGAACCATCAAAGCTGTCGAGTTTCCCAACGAACGTGCTGGGTTAAGTCACCTCCACCGGGGCTTTGCTTACATCGAGTTTAGTACTGCCGACGAAGCAGAAAATGCAATGAAGCATATGGACGGAG GTCAAATTGATGGACAAGAAATCACAGCCGCTCCTGTGCTGATCCCCAAAAACCGTCCACCACCACCTCGACGGAATTCACCACCCAGAAATCGACCGGGCCGTTGGGGCATGGGTGGTGGTCGATCTCCACCAAG ATTCCGAAGACGTTCTCCCCTACGTCGACGATCTCCTCCACGAAGGGACAGAGATAGGAGACCACCTCCACCTGCCCGTTCCAGGTCTCGTTCACCCAATCGCCGTTCAGGTGGCAACAATCGCCGTTACAGTCGCagttcatcatcttcttcgcgTTAA
- the LOC124349878 gene encoding RNA-binding protein with serine-rich domain 1-B-like isoform X2 — MPDKETGDRKDRKAGEDSSKSKDASKDKKDTKDSGKKKGRASSSDSSSSRRSSSSSSSSSSSSRSSSSSSSDSRSSSSSSSSSDSSGSSRSSGSLKKHQKKRAPASDKPKVDSKPDEEKTKLDGEKNVDKDRNKENKRSRSTSPRRRRRDRSPTPKPLRIHIGRLTRNVNKEHINEIFSVYGTIKAVEFPNERAGLSHLHRGFAYIEFSTADEAENAMKHMDGGQIDGQEITAAPVLIPKNRPPPPRRNSPPRNRPGRWGMGGGRSPPRFRRRSPLRRRSPPRRDRDRRPPPPARSRSRSPNRRSGGNNRRYSRSSSSSSR; from the exons AT GCCGGACAAAGAAACTGGCGATCGAAAAGACCGGAAAGCCGGCGAAGATTCCAGTAAATCAAAAGATGCTAGCAAAGATAAAAAGGATACCAAAGAttctgggaagaaaaaaggcagagCTTCAAGCAGTGATAGTTCTTCAAGCAGAAG atcgtccagcagcagcagtagcagcagctctAGTTCACGATCATCCAGCAGTTCTTCTTCAGACTCTAGATCATCATCTAGTTCATCTAGCTCTTCTGATTCATCAGGGTCCTCACGTTCCAGCGGTTCATTAAAGAAACACCAGAAAAAGAG AGCCCCAGCGAGTGACAAGCCAAAAGTTGATAGCAAACCTgatgaagagaaaacaaaactggATGGAGAAAAGAATGTTGACAAAgacagaaataaagaaaacaaacgatCCCGCTCTACATCTCCCCGGAGGCGTCGTCGCGATCGTTCACCTACACCCAAGCCACTTCGAATCCACATCGGCCGACTGACGCGCAATGTCAACAAGGAACACATTAACGAAATTTTCTCCGTTTACGGAACCATCAAAGCTGTCGAGTTTCCCAACGAACGTGCTGGGTTAAGTCACCTCCACCGGGGCTTTGCTTACATCGAGTTTAGTACTGCCGACGAAGCAGAAAATGCAATGAAGCATATGGACGGAG GTCAAATTGATGGACAAGAAATCACAGCCGCTCCTGTGCTGATCCCCAAAAACCGTCCACCACCACCTCGACGGAATTCACCACCCAGAAATCGACCGGGCCGTTGGGGCATGGGTGGTGGTCGATCTCCACCAAG ATTCCGAAGACGTTCTCCCCTACGTCGACGATCTCCTCCACGAAGGGACAGAGATAGGAGACCACCTCCACCTGCCCGTTCCAGGTCTCGTTCACCCAATCGCCGTTCAGGTGGCAACAATCGCCGTTACAGTCGCagttcatcatcttcttcgcgTTAA
- the LOC124349587 gene encoding extracellular serine/threonine protein CG31145-like, translating into MKWKERVALALGVSVVLLTSVLVLDIRYASSGGRAEQPDAGFILPALRHGTARQKEGKEFQRQFLDKHNPAAAAVVPSNNLEHPVLPTAQQQQPNANNDDMELGVVASNATLNDDDPAAQQSNNEQGSKADVMRDLLKGKRSSPSDTNKTYKNSDGSGLDHRKSQFKDLMKYIVPAELSRPVQGHLRELDVTVMRLRNVSLSEDATSWEKFHVSISKEELYHEDDPMIDELLQDMTSLEFYNISQKEGGTQLKLVIEFAPGGMAMLKPMRFPREQETLPNHFYFTDYERHNAEIAAFHLDRIMGFRRAPPVVGRLVNMTTELYALATGELLRTFFISPAQNLCFHGKCSYYCDTGHAICGHPDQMEASLAAFLPDKEFVPRKTWRHPWRRSYHKRKKAQWEEDDQYCDQVRQLPPYNEGRRLVDLIDLAIFDFLAGNMDRHHYETLSLFGNQTFPIHLDQGRAFGRPNHDEMSILAPLYQCCLVRRTTLATLLRFHHGPLRLSSLMRKSLARDPLDPILAAGHFDAMDRRVAITLRVIRHCLSRHEADQVIVGFADWKDKNSKMGNL; encoded by the exons ATGAAGTGGAAGGAAAGAGTGGCTCTGGCTTTGGGCGTGAGTGTTGTCCTCCTCACATCCGTATTAGTGCTTGATATACGCTACGCCTCCAGTGGAGGACGAGCAGAGCAACCCGATGCCGGATTTATTCTTCCAGCGCTCAGGCACGGAACAGCCAGACAAAAAGAGGGGAAAGAGTTTCAACGACAATTTCTCGACAAACAcaatcctgctgctgctgctgtagtgCCGTCTAATAATCTAGAACATCCAGTTCTTCCTactgcacagcagcagcagcccaatgCCAACAATGACGATATGGAGCTCGGGGTCGTTGCGAGCAACGCGACActcaacgacgacgacccaGCTGCCCAACAAAG CAACAATGAACAGGGTTCCAAGGCGGATGTGATGCGAGACCTTTTAAAGGGCAAAAGGTCTTCGCCATCAGATACAAATAAAACCTACAAGAATTCCGATGGCAGTGGTTTGGATCACCGTAAAAGTCAATTCAAAGATCTTATGAAATACATTGTGCCGGCGGAGCTGAGTCGGCCCGTTCAAGGTCACCTGCGTGAGTTGGACGTGACTGTTATGCGGCTGCGCAACGTTAGTCTTAG TGAGGATGCCACTTCTTGGGAAAAGTTTCACGTCTCTATTTCGAAGGAAGAGTTATACCACGAGGATGACCCAATGATCGACGAACTCTTGCAAGACATGACTAGTCTAGAATTTTACAACATCA GTCAAAAAGAAGGTGGTACGCAGCTGAAACTAGTCATCGAGTTTGCCCCAGGGGGGATGGCGATGTTGAAACCCATGAG ATTCCCGCGTGAACAGGAAACTTTACCTAATCACTTTTACTTTACCGATTACGAACGTCACAATGCCGAGATAGCCGCCTTCCACCTTGATCGAATTATGGGCTTCCGACGAGCTCCACCCGTTGTCGGTCGATTGGTCAACATGACCACCGAATTGTATGCCCTTGCCACTGGCGAGCTATTGCgaactttctttatttctcccGCACAAAATCTCTGTTTCCATG GTAAATGCAGCTATTACTGTGATACCGGCCACGCTATTTGCGGTCATCCAGACCAAATGGAAGCATCACTGGCCGCTTTTTTGCCCGATAAAGAATTTGTGCCAAGAAAAACTTGGCGCCACCCATGGCGAAGATCCTACCACAAACGTAAAAAAGCCCAATGGGAAGAAG ATGATCAATACTGCGATCAAGTCCGCCAACTTCCTCCTTACAACGAAGGACGCCGATTGGTCGATTTAATCGATTTGGCCATCTTCGATTTCTTGGCCGGGAACATGGATCGTCATCATTATGAAACTCTGAGTTTGTTTGGCAATCAAACGTTCCCCATTCACTTGGATCAAGGTCGTGCGTTCGGTCGACCCAATCACGACGAAATGTCAATTTTGGCTCCACTATACCAATGTTGCCTTGTGAGGCGGACGACGCTCGCAACTCTTTTACGTTTTCATCACGGGCCATTACGACTCAGTTCTCTCATGCGCAAGTCGTTGGCACGCGATCCACTTGATCCGATTTTAGCTGCGGGACATTTCGATGCCATGGACCGCCGCGTCGCCATTACATTACGTGTCATTCGCCATTGTTTGAGTAGACATGAAGCCGATCAAGTTATTGTCGGTTTCGCAGATTGGAAAGATAAGAATtcaaaaatgggaaatttaTAA
- the LOC124349761 gene encoding decapping and exoribonuclease protein-like, whose amino-acid sequence MKRQYIDMKNGSIRDPRFRNNNNEKLRKNLSLIDIEEFDGNFPEFTRPKNVGSFSLDIHRNYVNDYSELRYLSMPPEASTSGSCKVNFDLKRGVSRVVEKDEESIRQKMLDDLLRWILQERKAEHKNIIDHQHPLRPLLVEFVCYRGLLTLLIATPYECQENWTILATRFQNSIYLWQLKESKKQNGSIAVQKEKSIWGFKFEQYLCASSPNGNPNPNEQVNTNAEFCCVLKTRIGGLPLLYGAEVDAVTKESQPPFLDLQNFVELKTNKHIGNEMQQAAFNRFKSMKWWAQSFIVGIPKIVVGYRDDDGVVSRLETMDVNQLRKQSTDCWKSNICMNFCLKFLKFVKECIPKDSTSNDHFLFEFDAMSRVISFRNELGETRSRNLLPSWYVESMQKSA is encoded by the exons ATGAAGCGCCAGTACATAGATATGAAGAATGGATCAATTCGAGATCCAAGATTTAGGAATAATAACAACGAGAAACTTAGAAAGAATTTGAGCTTGATTGACATTGAAGAGTTCGACG GGAATTTCCCAGAGTTTACGAGGCCCAAGAACGTTGGTTCGTTTTCATTAGATATCCACAGAAATTATGTCAATGATTACTCAGAACTTAGGTATCTATCGATGCCCCCAGAAGCTTCAACATCTGGGAGCTGCAAGgtcaattttgatttgaaaagagGAGTATCAAGAGTCgttgaaaaagatgaagagtcCATCAGACAGAAGATGTTGGATGATCTGCTGAGATGGATCCTCCAGGAGCGAAAGGCAGAGCACAAGAATATCATTGATCATCAACATCCTCTCAGACCTTTGCTGGTTGAGTTTGTCTGTTATCGTGGACTACTCACTCTCCTGATTGCAACCCCATATGAATGCCAGGAGAATTGGACTATACTTGCTACCCGATTTCAAAACTCCATCTATTTATGGCAACTTAAGGAGAGTAAAAAGCAAAATGGTTCAATTGCCGTGCAGAAAGAAAAGTCCATCTGGGGATTCAAGTTTGAGCAATATCTCTGTGCAA GTTCTCCAAACGGAAATCCGAATCCTAACGAGCAGGTCAATACCAATGCCGAATTTTGCTGCGTTCTCAAAACGAGAATCGGTGGCCTCCCTCTTCTTTATGGAGCGGAAGTTGATGCCGTCACAAAAGAAAGCCAACCACCTTTCCTTGATCTCCAGAACTTTGTTGAACTCAAGACCAATAAACACATTGGAAATGAAATGCAACAGGCTGCTTTCAATCG GTTCAAATCAATGAAATGGTGGGCTCAATCCTTTATTGTCGGCATCCCTAAAATAGTCGTCGGCTACCGAGATGATGAT GGGGTAGTTTCACGCCTAGAGACCATGGATGTGAATCAGCTGCGAAAACAATCCACC GACTGCTGGAAATCAAACATCTGTATGAACTTTTGCttaaagtttttgaaatttgttaagGAGTGCATACCAAAGGATTCGACTTCCAACGATCACTTTCTATTCGAATTTGATGCGATGTCGCGAGTCATCTCTTTCCGCAACGAACTGGGTGAAACCAGAAGTCGCAATTTGCTCCCTTCTTGGTATGTGGAATCCATGCAGAAATCTGCATAG
- the LOC124349953 gene encoding uncharacterized protein LOC124349953, whose amino-acid sequence MAYAVEHQYTRTPVRRFLEVFRDEHQYDRRPCGLTPIHPSKAVPKKKPCHAAGIFPIKPKKAGQSQSLLPVPVRSVASGVRSSKVQGKFTGTTSRKEKSRIPVLKNRFTIHAPKIEALKKRERELMVELLKVRAEREDVESLQRRLFVNKPTPAKTRKRRSKSLALDSPFSLDNDSHLCQNMSPMPLLSPAQSKNPGSIYENYRRTLNFLQTPSRSTFKQRTRSTLPSDNGTNVSQLVQSQLAHLFC is encoded by the exons ATGGCTTATGCTGTTGAACACCAGTACACCAGAACACCAGTACGCCGCTTTCTCGAAGTGTTTCGTGATGAGCACCAAT ACGATAGGAGACCATGTGGGCTTACACCAATTCATCCATCTAAGGCCGTGCCCAAGAAGAAACCATGCCACGCTGCTGGAATTTTCCCAATCAAACCTAAAAAAG CTGGGCAGAGCCAATCTCTCCTACCAGTACCAGTACGTTCAGTGGCATCAGGGGTGAGATCTTCAAAGGTACAAGGAAAGTTCACCGGGACAACTTCTCGTAAAGAAAAATCGAGAATCCCAGTCCTGAAAAATCGATTCACCATCCACGCACCTAAAATTGAAGCtttaaagaagagagagagagagcttatGGTGGAGCTTTTGAAAGTTAGAGCCGAGAGGGAAGACGTTGAAAGTCTCCAACGTAGACTCTTCGTTAACAAACCCACACCCGCCAAAACACGAAAACGTCGCTCCAAGTCTCTAGCATTAGACAGTCCTTTCTCCCTTGACAACGATAGTCACCTATGCCAAAATATGTCACCTATGCCGCTGTTGTCACCGGCCCAATCGAAAAATCCAGGCTCCATCTACGAGAATTACCGTCGTACGTTAAACTTCCTTCAAACACCTTCACGCTCAACTTTTAAACAACGGACTAGATCTACTCTACCAAGTGATAATGGCACCAACGTTTCCCAACTAGTGCAGAGCCAACTTGCTCACCTGTTTTGTTAA
- the LOC124349858 gene encoding uncharacterized protein LOC124349858, giving the protein MGRKRELELRKQLAIRTFASMLGMIAIVLYIIKASGSNGMPSNASPSVRRKCDSPVDWSVTQVGDLTVDQMIEYVEWTNSTACRLTHDLGGHTHEDGVDGQKAVCMDPLIRPERYSECLVYSFGISNDWTFDEEIVKLGCRVFAFDPSMNQDDHDHTPKIHFYNLGLGDRDERWNKDPNMNWTMRSLESIYYRLLKHEGRYIDYLKMDIEHSEWIVLPQIISSGMMDLVRQLSVEIHLPEQGGIDEFHRRIKVIKALEDYGMVRFDSKYNPWSLEWNVAVDWEGYNAYEIVWFNSKLVRTKPMVEINSTQRQPKVNKKKKIHNPINVNRSMYRKKNLKG; this is encoded by the coding sequence ATGGGTCGCAAAAGAGAACTAGAGCTGAGGAAACAGCTTGCAATTCGGACATTTGCTAGCATGTTAGGGatgattgcaatagttttatATATAATCAAAGCAAGTGGAAGTAATGGGATGCCTTCAAATGCCTCTCCATCAGTGCGACGAAAATGTGATTCACCAGTAGACTGGAGTGTCACTCAAGTAGGAGATTTGACTGTTGATCAAATGATCGAATACGTGGAATGGACCAACAGTACGGCGTGTCGTCTCACTCACGATTTAGGTGGACACACCCATGAAGATGGTGTTGATGGACAAAAAGCTGTTTGCATGGATCCACTAATCAGGCCGGAAAGATACAGCGAGTGTTTAGTCTATTCGTTTGGAATCAGCAACGACTGGACGTTCGACGAAGAGATTGTAAAGTTGGGATGCAGAGTCTTCGCTTTTGATCCATCGATGAATCAGGACGATCACGATCATACGCCTAAAATTCACTTTTACAATTTGGGGCTAGGCGATCGCGACGAGCGATGGAACAAGGATCCTAATATGAACTGGACGATGAGGTCGCTAGAGTCCATTTACTACAGACTACTTAAACACGAGGGCAGATACATAGACTACCTTAAGATGGATATTGAACATTCTGAATGGATAGTCTTACCTCAAATCATCTCCTCCGGTATGATGGATTTAGTGAGGCAGCTGTCAGTTGAAATACATCTTCCTGAACAAGGTGGAATCGATGAATTTCATAGACGCATCAAGGTCATCAAGGCGCTAGAAGATTATGGAATGGTCCGCTTTGATTCCAAATACAACCCTTGGTCGCTGGAATGGAACGTCGCCGTCGACTGGGAAGGATATAATGCATACGAGATTGTTTGGTTCAATTCTAAACTTGTCCGAACGAAACCCATGGTGGAAATTAATTCGACCCAACGTCAACCTAAGgtcaataagaaaaagaaaattcataaTCCAATAAATGTCAACAGATCCATgtacagaaaaaagaatttaaaaggtTGA
- the LOC124349930 gene encoding uncharacterized protein LOC124349930, producing the protein MMKSASVVFCWLLVASVGCYVLYLARSPTVVNWYTIDVETMKHLDMLEYIQWTNNATSCKVEQDFGGNVDGKKCVCLDPQVRPEPGNCLVYSFGVNHEWTFDEAMASYGCQVYAFDPMVKQSYNRSDNIHVYNYGLSFKTEISVQNWTVMPLKKLYKMMVPVHGRMPISYLKYDMEDGNLRVVPDIVQTGMLANVRQLALEVHIEPEGKIEDFRDMVEVLQAVEELGMVRFASNGIPSSHDWYEPLEYEGYLDYDIVWYNGALIPEIS; encoded by the exons aTGATGAAATCTGCATCCGTGGTGTTTTGTTGGCTGTTAGTGGCGAGTGTCGGTTGCTATGTCCTTTATTTAGCGCGTTCACCTACAGTTGTCAACTGGTACACAATTGACGTCGAAACAATGAAACACCTTGACATGCTTGAGTACATTCAATGGACTAATAACGCCACCAGTTGCAAAGTGGAACAAGATTTCGGTGGTAACGTTGACGGTAAGAAATGTGTCTGCTTAGATCCGCAAGTTCGTCCAGAACCCGGGAATTGCCTCGTGTATTCATTTGGCGTCAATCACGAATGGACGTTTGACGAAGCAATGGCTAGCTACGGATGTCAAGTTTACGCATTCGATCCCATGGTCAAACAAAGTTACAATCGATCAGATAACATTCACGTTTACAACTACGGGCTGAGcttcaaaactgaaatttcGGTGCAAAACTGGACGGTTATGCCTTTAAAGAAACTCTACAAGATGATGGTGCCTGTGCACGGACGGATGCCCATAAGCTACCTCAAATACGACATGGAAGATGGAAATTTGCGGGTTGTGCCAGACATTGTTCAAACAGGCATGCTGGCGAACGTTCGCCAGTTGGCCTTGGAGGTACACATTGAGCCTGAAGGAAAGATCGAAGACTTCCGTGATATGGTAGAAGTCTTACAG GCTGTGGAAGAGCTGGGAATGGTCCGCTTCGCCTCCAACGGTATTCCTTCATCTCACGACTGGTATGAACCTTTAGAGTATGAGGGATACTTGGATTACGACATCGTTTG GTACAACGGTGCCCTGATTCCAGAAATAAGTTAG